One genomic window of Ruminococcus gauvreauii includes the following:
- a CDS encoding TetR/AcrR family transcriptional regulator, with protein MTTKERIIEEALTLFSTQGYQGTSVKNIADLVGIKDSSLYKHFRSKKEIFDTIVQEMSVRMGNMSREYGLPDDQNPAEAAKIYETITPEELVELSKKIFLFYLRDPFASRFRRMLTMEQYRDREIYAVYRGIFMDAAIRYQTDLFAEMVRRGAFIAADPGTMAVNFYAPIFLLLTQYDQEPEKEEEALLAIERQVVEFVRIYKNDR; from the coding sequence ATGACGACAAAAGAACGCATCATCGAGGAAGCCCTGACGTTGTTTTCCACTCAGGGATATCAGGGGACCAGTGTAAAGAATATTGCTGATCTTGTGGGGATCAAAGACAGTTCACTGTATAAGCATTTCAGGAGTAAAAAAGAGATTTTTGATACGATTGTACAGGAAATGTCCGTGAGAATGGGAAACATGTCCAGGGAATACGGACTGCCGGATGACCAGAACCCGGCAGAAGCCGCCAAAATCTATGAGACGATCACACCGGAGGAACTGGTTGAACTGAGCAAAAAAATATTTCTGTTTTATCTGCGTGATCCATTTGCCTCCAGATTCCGCAGGATGCTGACGATGGAGCAGTACCGGGACCGTGAGATTTATGCCGTATACCGGGGAATATTCATGGATGCGGCAATCCGCTATCAGACGGACCTGTTTGCAGAGATGGTGCGGCGCGGCGCATTTATAGCCGCCGATCCGGGGACTATGGCTGTCAACTTCTATGCGCCCATCTTTCTGCTCCTGACACAGTATGATCAGGAACCGGAAAAGGAGGAGGAAGCACTTCTGGCAATTGAACGGCAGGTTGTTGAATTTGTCAGGATCTATAAAAATGACAGGTAA
- a CDS encoding ATP-binding protein, translated as MKNEINAVLENMTTTIPEPEDYTGEDGLLYCGKCRKPKEAYFAPDKAAIFGRDRHPAECDCQRTAREEREAAEKRRRHLDTVEELKRRGFTDPTMRDWTFENDNGRNPQTGLARRYVEHWEDMRTDNIGCLFWGGVGTGKSYLAGCIANALMEKEIPVRMTNFALILNDLAASFEGRNEYISRLCRYPLLILDDFGMERGTEYGLEQVFNVIDSRYRSGKPLIVTTNLTLDDLHNPEDTAHSRIYDRLLSMCVPVRFTGDNFRQETAKRKMESMKKLITD; from the coding sequence ATGAAGAATGAAATCAACGCGGTTTTGGAGAATATGACGACCACCATCCCGGAGCCGGAGGACTACACCGGCGAGGACGGTTTACTGTACTGCGGCAAGTGCCGCAAGCCGAAAGAAGCCTATTTTGCGCCGGATAAGGCCGCTATCTTCGGGCGCGACCGCCACCCGGCAGAGTGCGACTGCCAGAGAACCGCCCGCGAGGAACGGGAAGCCGCCGAAAAGCGGCGCAGACACCTTGACACCGTGGAAGAACTGAAACGCCGGGGCTTTACCGACCCCACCATGCGGGACTGGACTTTCGAGAACGACAACGGCAGGAACCCGCAGACCGGGCTTGCCCGCCGGTATGTGGAGCATTGGGAAGATATGCGGACAGACAATATCGGCTGCCTGTTCTGGGGCGGCGTAGGCACCGGCAAAAGCTACCTTGCAGGCTGTATCGCAAACGCCCTCATGGAGAAAGAAATCCCCGTCCGCATGACGAACTTTGCTCTTATCCTCAATGACCTTGCCGCCAGCTTTGAGGGGCGCAACGAGTACATTTCCCGCCTTTGTCGTTATCCGCTGCTGATCCTTGACGACTTCGGCATGGAACGCGGGACGGAATACGGGCTGGAACAGGTGTTCAATGTGATTGACAGCCGTTACCGCAGCGGCAAGCCGCTGATCGTCACGACCAACCTTACGCTGGACGACCTGCACAACCCGGAGGACACCGCCCATTCCCGGATTTATGACCGCCTGCTTTCCATGTGCGTCCCGGTACGCTTTACCGGCGACAACTTCCGGCAGGAAACCGCCAAGCGGAAAATGGAGAGCATGAAGAAACTGATTACCGACTGA
- a CDS encoding SPL family radical SAM protein gives MKFDAVYYEKDSLSYTLGKQLQEQFADLPWVPVESHNSIKEMQEKENAEFGKMKRNLIIGIRKTHRYTENHKVSDYLVPYTSSGCTAMCLYCYLVCNYNKCAYLRLFVNREQMLDRLIKKGKNSENSLTFEIGSNSDLVLENIITGNLLYTIPRFAEEGTGCLTFPTKFHMVDSLLDLDHRGKVIFRMSVNPQPLISRIELGTSSLQKRMEAVNSMCEAGYPCGLLIAPVMLVEGWQAMYTKLLEQLREGLTAKTQKQMFLEIIMMTYSYVHRAINSEAFPNAPDLYDSQLMTGRGRGRYCYRPEARAEAEKFLRSEIKRILGDVKILYIS, from the coding sequence ATGAAATTTGACGCAGTATATTATGAAAAAGACAGCTTATCCTATACGCTGGGAAAGCAGCTGCAGGAACAGTTTGCTGATTTACCGTGGGTACCGGTGGAAAGCCACAATTCCATAAAGGAAATGCAGGAAAAAGAAAATGCCGAATTCGGCAAAATGAAACGGAATCTGATCATCGGCATCAGAAAGACACACAGATATACAGAGAATCATAAAGTATCGGATTATCTGGTTCCATACACATCTTCAGGCTGCACAGCCATGTGCCTGTACTGCTACCTGGTGTGCAATTACAACAAATGCGCCTATCTGCGCCTGTTTGTCAACCGGGAGCAGATGCTGGACCGGCTGATCAAGAAGGGAAAGAACAGTGAAAACAGTCTGACTTTTGAGATTGGCAGCAACAGTGATCTGGTACTGGAAAACATCATAACCGGTAATCTCTTATATACCATTCCCCGTTTTGCGGAAGAAGGAACCGGCTGTCTTACGTTTCCGACTAAATTTCATATGGTGGATAGTCTGCTTGACCTTGACCACCGGGGAAAAGTGATTTTTCGCATGAGCGTGAATCCGCAGCCGCTGATCAGCCGCATCGAACTGGGAACGTCCAGTCTGCAGAAGAGGATGGAGGCCGTAAACAGCATGTGCGAAGCCGGCTATCCCTGCGGACTTTTGATCGCACCGGTGATGCTGGTGGAAGGGTGGCAGGCAATGTATACAAAACTCTTGGAACAGCTCCGTGAAGGTTTGACAGCGAAGACGCAAAAGCAGATGTTTCTGGAAATAATCATGATGACCTACTCCTATGTACACCGCGCCATCAACAGCGAGGCGTTTCCCAATGCTCCGGATCTGTATGACAGTCAGCTGATGACCGGACGGGGCAGAGGCAGGTATTGTTACCGCCCGGAGGCGAGGGCGGAGGCTGAAAAATTTTTGCGTTCTGAAATTAAAAGAATACTCGGAGATGTAAAAATACTGTATATCAGTTAA
- a CDS encoding recombinase family protein, translating to MLRQATQNLITALYPRLSHEDELQGESNSISNQKRILETYAKQNGFTNLRWYTDDGFSGANFQRPGFQAMLADIEAGKVGTVIVKDMSRLGRNYLQVGFYTEMLFPQKGVRFIAVNDNVDSASEGMDNDFTPLRNLFNEWLVRDTSKKIKAVKKSKGMSGKPVTSKPVYGYVMDEDENFIIDEEAAPVVQQIYQLCLAGNGPTKIARMLTEQQIPTPGTLEYQRTGSTRRYHPGYECKWATNTVVHILENREYTGCLVNFKTEKPSYKVKHSIENPVEKQAIFENHHEPIIDKETWERVQELRKQRKRPNRYDEVGLFSGILFCADCGHVLYQQRYQNKDRKQDCYICGSYKKRTRNCTAHFIRTDLLTAGVLANLRQVTEYAAKHESRFVKLLVQQNEIGGKRKTAAAIKQLEQAQERISEISRIIKRLYEDNVNGKISDERFMELSADYEAEQAELKKRAAALQAELDKSQAATVNAEKFMGIVRKHLAFEELTPTLLREMIEKIVVHECSYDENGTRRQDIEIYYSFVGKIDLPE from the coding sequence ATGTTAAGACAAGCCACCCAAAACCTCATTACCGCCCTTTATCCGAGATTGTCCCACGAGGATGAATTGCAAGGCGAGAGTAATTCCATATCGAACCAAAAAAGGATACTCGAAACCTACGCAAAACAGAACGGCTTTACCAATCTGCGCTGGTACACCGACGACGGTTTTTCCGGCGCGAACTTCCAGCGGCCCGGATTTCAAGCCATGCTTGCGGACATTGAAGCCGGGAAAGTGGGTACGGTCATCGTCAAGGACATGAGCCGGTTAGGGCGAAACTACTTGCAGGTAGGGTTTTACACGGAAATGCTGTTCCCTCAAAAGGGTGTGCGTTTTATCGCTGTCAACGATAATGTGGACAGTGCCAGCGAGGGCATGGACAACGATTTTACCCCGCTGCGAAATCTGTTCAATGAATGGCTGGTGAGAGATACGAGCAAGAAAATCAAGGCAGTGAAAAAGTCAAAAGGCATGAGCGGCAAGCCTGTTACCAGCAAGCCGGTTTACGGCTATGTGATGGACGAGGACGAGAATTTTATTATAGACGAGGAAGCCGCCCCGGTGGTGCAGCAGATTTACCAGCTTTGCCTTGCCGGGAACGGCCCGACCAAGATTGCCCGTATGCTGACGGAGCAGCAAATCCCCACGCCGGGGACGCTGGAATATCAGCGGACAGGCAGCACCCGCCGTTATCACCCAGGCTATGAGTGCAAATGGGCGACCAACACCGTCGTTCATATCCTCGAAAACCGAGAGTACACCGGATGTCTGGTGAACTTCAAAACGGAAAAGCCTTCTTATAAGGTCAAGCACAGCATAGAGAACCCCGTCGAGAAGCAGGCCATTTTCGAGAACCACCATGAGCCGATCATCGACAAGGAAACATGGGAACGGGTGCAGGAGTTACGCAAACAGCGCAAACGCCCGAACCGCTACGATGAAGTGGGGCTGTTCTCCGGGATTTTGTTCTGCGCCGACTGCGGCCATGTGCTGTATCAGCAGCGGTATCAGAACAAAGACCGCAAACAGGACTGCTACATCTGCGGCAGCTACAAGAAGCGCACCCGCAACTGTACGGCGCACTTTATCCGCACCGATCTGTTGACCGCTGGTGTCCTGGCAAATCTCCGGCAAGTGACCGAATACGCAGCCAAGCATGAGAGCCGGTTTGTGAAACTACTTGTCCAGCAGAACGAGATCGGCGGCAAGCGAAAGACCGCCGCAGCCATCAAGCAGCTTGAACAGGCGCAGGAACGCATTTCTGAAATCAGCCGCATTATCAAGCGGCTGTATGAGGACAATGTAAACGGCAAAATCAGCGATGAGCGTTTCATGGAACTGTCGGCTGACTACGAAGCCGAGCAAGCGGAGCTGAAAAAGAGAGCCGCCGCCCTGCAAGCCGAACTGGACAAGTCACAGGCAGCTACCGTCAACGCCGAGAAATTTATGGGCATTGTCCGCAAGCACCTTGCCTTTGAAGAACTGACCCCCACTCTCTTGCGGGAAATGATCGAGAAAATTGTGGTGCATGAGTGCAGCTATGATGAGAACGGCACCCGCAGGCAGGACATTGAGATTTATTACAGCTTTGTCGGCAAGATTGACTTGCCCGAATAA
- a CDS encoding transposon-encoded TnpW family protein, whose protein sequence is MADNKQHDTRTTRRPDCVTEIRMGNSVLVVSGYFKKDTTTTAADKMARVLEAEAAATQEPTYPA, encoded by the coding sequence ATGGCAGATAACAAGCAGCACGACACCCGCACCACCCGCCGCCCTGACTGTGTGACGGAAATCCGCATGGGCAATTCCGTCCTTGTCGTGTCCGGCTATTTCAAGAAAGACACCACAACCACAGCCGCCGACAAAATGGCGCGGGTACTGGAAGCGGAAGCCGCTGCTACACAGGAGCCGACTTATCCGGCGTGA
- a CDS encoding replication initiator protein A produces MGVKGYAIHLSFSPGNGVLMRDNTPKSTRTQGGDPIADYIRADTRLPAYLPYPRFLLKMEISQTAKLLYSLLLDRSTLSQKNKWLDDEGRIYIIYPIAEIAEILDKGSTTIKGALNELDTAGLLERERGGFSAPNRLYVKVPPVPQVQFSDQLMAGSPPLIEPENRPTDGQKTDLMMVGKPSPNQTTINNLTESQTKGVSGGPSAPYGRYGNIFLSQTEYDELQAEYPDRLERFIEEMSRYLAANGKSYQNYAAALRIWAGNDKKEAPKKGIPDYSCKEGESL; encoded by the coding sequence GTGGGTGTCAAAGGGTACGCGATACATTTATCCTTTTCCCCCGGAAACGGCGTTTTAATGCGTGACAATACGCCAAAATCAACCCGAACACAGGGAGGTGATCCTATCGCTGATTATATCAGGGCAGACACGCGGCTGCCCGCCTATCTGCCGTATCCCCGTTTCCTGCTGAAAATGGAGATTTCACAGACCGCCAAGCTGCTGTATTCGCTGCTGTTAGACCGTTCCACCCTCTCCCAGAAAAACAAGTGGCTGGACGACGAGGGCAGGATTTATATTATCTATCCCATCGCGGAGATAGCAGAAATACTGGATAAAGGCAGCACCACCATCAAGGGGGCGCTTAATGAACTGGACACGGCGGGGCTGTTGGAACGGGAACGGGGCGGCTTCTCCGCACCGAACCGGCTTTATGTCAAAGTACCGCCAGTGCCACAGGTACAGTTTTCAGACCAACTGATGGCCGGAAGTCCGCCCCTCATAGAGCCGGAAAACCGTCCTACTGATGGTCAGAAAACCGACCTTATGATGGTCGGAAAACCGTCCCCTAACCAAACTACTATAAACAACCTTACAGAGAGCCAAACAAAGGGAGTGAGTGGGGGGCCGTCCGCGCCCTATGGCCGATATGGAAATATTTTTCTGTCACAGACCGAATACGACGAGTTGCAGGCAGAGTACCCTGACAGGCTGGAACGGTTCATCGAGGAAATGAGCCGCTACCTTGCCGCCAACGGGAAAAGCTACCAGAACTATGCCGCCGCCCTGCGGATATGGGCGGGGAACGACAAAAAGGAAGCCCCTAAAAAGGGCATACCAGACTACTCATGCAAGGAGGGCGAGAGTTTATGA